A portion of the Granulosicoccus antarcticus IMCC3135 genome contains these proteins:
- the choV gene encoding choline ABC transporter ATP-binding protein: MPMTSQTAISMKQVDVLFGPAKQQPQALQLLDNGKSREEILEQTGIVLGVADASLDVPAGSISVLMGLSGSGKSSLLRCVNGLNTVTRGVLEVTTRDGVVNVSTCKGRELRQLRRNNLAMVFQQFALLPWASVRENIGFGLSVRGESDAAIRQQVDAQLELVSLQAWADKPIHTLSGGMQQRVGLARAFATDADILLMDEPFSALDPLIREHLQDELLELQSRLKKTILFVSHDLDEALKLGNQISIMDGGRIVQTGTANDIVFSSKTDYVSRFVANINPLSVLTADAIMQPLEQVGDHFEHAESGMIIRQEADGKTRVSYRGVECEVRTIDELSEQEQAPEELAEQRPQTVHGVRPEMMVNSLLKLAAGSEYPILVQNGDGISCGLIRDSDILMALHSR, translated from the coding sequence ATGCCCATGACATCACAAACAGCAATCAGCATGAAGCAGGTTGATGTGCTGTTTGGGCCTGCCAAACAGCAGCCCCAGGCGTTGCAGTTGCTCGACAATGGCAAAAGTCGTGAGGAAATTCTGGAGCAAACAGGCATTGTGCTGGGTGTGGCAGATGCCTCTCTGGACGTGCCCGCCGGCTCCATCTCGGTTCTGATGGGCTTGTCCGGTTCGGGCAAGTCCTCATTGCTACGTTGTGTCAACGGTCTGAATACGGTGACACGAGGAGTGCTTGAAGTGACTACGCGCGACGGTGTTGTCAATGTTTCAACCTGTAAGGGGCGAGAATTGCGACAGTTGCGCAGGAATAACCTGGCGATGGTGTTTCAGCAATTCGCCTTGCTGCCCTGGGCATCGGTGCGGGAAAACATCGGCTTCGGCTTGTCGGTGCGCGGCGAATCCGATGCAGCCATTCGGCAGCAAGTCGATGCTCAGCTGGAACTGGTCAGTTTGCAGGCCTGGGCTGACAAACCCATTCACACCTTGTCAGGCGGAATGCAGCAACGGGTAGGGCTGGCCCGTGCCTTCGCCACCGATGCTGATATTCTTTTGATGGATGAACCATTCTCGGCACTGGATCCTCTGATACGAGAGCATCTGCAGGATGAGCTACTGGAACTGCAGAGCCGTTTGAAGAAAACCATTCTATTCGTCAGTCATGACCTGGACGAGGCTCTGAAGCTTGGGAATCAGATCAGCATCATGGATGGTGGTCGCATTGTGCAGACAGGTACTGCCAACGATATCGTCTTCAGTTCCAAGACCGATTACGTCAGTCGCTTTGTTGCCAATATCAATCCATTGTCGGTACTCACAGCTGATGCCATCATGCAACCACTGGAGCAGGTGGGCGACCATTTCGAGCATGCCGAGTCGGGCATGATCATTCGACAAGAGGCTGACGGGAAAACCCGCGTCAGCTATCGCGGCGTGGAATGTGAGGTGCGAACCATTGATGAGTTGTCAGAGCAGGAGCAGGCCCCAGAGGAGCTTGCCGAGCAGAGGCCGCAGACGGTTCACGGTGTTCGCCCTGAAATGATGGTCAATTCCTTGTTGAAACTGGCTGCTGGCAGCGAATATCCGATCCTGGTGCAGAATGGCGATGGGATTTCATGTGGACTGATTCGCGATTCTGACATCTTGATGGCTCTGCACAGTCGTTAA
- a CDS encoding DUF4398 domain-containing protein, whose protein sequence is MKQSIVRLSAVLLVAGSLGACGSNAPKPASELALASSALKNAETSGAREYAPIELRIAREKQAAADKAVSKERYGKARQLSSEALADAELARATADAEKSRLALKEAQDNIKMIREEAVRTSTRTGK, encoded by the coding sequence ATGAAACAATCCATCGTCCGACTCAGTGCGGTACTCCTCGTCGCCGGCTCCTTGGGCGCCTGCGGCAGTAACGCACCCAAACCTGCATCCGAACTTGCATTGGCAAGCTCTGCTCTCAAAAACGCTGAGACCTCGGGGGCGCGTGAATATGCTCCCATCGAACTGCGCATTGCTCGTGAAAAGCAGGCAGCCGCAGACAAGGCGGTGTCCAAAGAGCGTTATGGCAAGGCCCGGCAACTGAGTTCCGAAGCCCTTGCTGATGCCGAGCTGGCACGCGCCACGGCTGATGCCGAGAAGTCTCGCCTCGCGCTCAAGGAGGCGCAGGACAACATCAAGATGATTCGCGAAGAAGCTGTTCGCACTTCAACCCGCACAGGTAAATGA
- a CDS encoding OmpA family protein, whose translation MKKIPFRPLVTAALVSMAMTACSSAPKQNDSLNQARAAYEKASQDVTLVRHAPEELDKARDALDVAERRWKQDEKPADVEHFSYLASQRVRIAEQIAKSNEMDRELSDMALERRSVTLDLREAELSKVKLEAKALQDQMKNLKAEKTERGMVLTLGDVLFEVNEATMAPGAGRNIAKIASFMRSYPERVAVIEGHTDSMGDDEYNLSLSRDRAFSIRRALINEGISPSRITTQGFGEALPVASNTNSAGRQKNRRVEIIFPDMPTQVSEFEE comes from the coding sequence ATGAAAAAAATACCTTTCCGACCATTGGTAACTGCTGCGCTGGTGTCGATGGCGATGACTGCTTGTAGCAGCGCACCTAAACAGAATGACTCTCTTAATCAGGCTCGTGCGGCCTATGAGAAGGCATCACAGGATGTCACACTGGTACGTCATGCACCGGAAGAACTCGATAAAGCCCGAGATGCTCTGGACGTGGCAGAAAGGCGCTGGAAACAGGATGAGAAGCCGGCAGATGTTGAGCATTTCTCCTACCTGGCCAGTCAGCGGGTGCGTATCGCCGAACAGATCGCCAAGAGTAACGAGATGGATCGCGAGTTGTCGGACATGGCGCTGGAGCGTCGCAGTGTGACACTGGACTTGCGTGAAGCCGAGCTGTCAAAGGTCAAGCTGGAAGCCAAGGCACTACAGGATCAGATGAAGAACCTGAAGGCCGAAAAAACTGAACGCGGCATGGTGCTGACCTTGGGCGATGTGTTGTTCGAGGTGAATGAGGCCACGATGGCCCCGGGTGCCGGTCGTAACATTGCCAAGATCGCCTCATTCATGCGCAGCTATCCGGAACGGGTTGCTGTCATCGAAGGCCACACTGACAGCATGGGCGATGATGAGTACAACCTGAGTCTGTCTCGTGATCGCGCATTCTCCATTCGACGGGCACTGATCAATGAAGGTATTTCACCATCACGAATCACGACGCAAGGATTTGGTGAAGCTCTGCCGGTTGCCAGTAATACTAATTCTGCAGGCCGTCAGAAAAACCGCCGTGTTGAAATCATATTCCCGGATATGCCAACTCAGGTCAGTGAGTTCGAAGAGTAA
- a CDS encoding alpha/beta fold hydrolase, producing the protein MRPQLESITLPVDGSIVAAIRQRDPAAEAAPRMLCIHGWLDNANSFVPLMPYLPAFDLVAIDLPGHGYSDALPQGYSLHEMSYQLTAVIEALGWTDCHLVGHSLGGTIATLLSVANPDIVQSLTLVDSSGPLSEEADQLPVRMVRALQDRRRPQRFTSRVFPNKESAIKARLSAAKMHPHSAKLIIDRQLMQTEEGYRWRFDPRWRYASSQYQTQAQVQAILSAVACKTLTIIADDGFLASRADTEERLNCLQMRQSTKLPGHHHLHMDTPEPVAASINRFLEALPDLGG; encoded by the coding sequence ATGAGACCACAACTGGAATCGATCACTCTGCCGGTCGACGGGTCGATTGTTGCTGCCATTCGTCAACGCGACCCTGCTGCCGAAGCGGCACCACGAATGTTGTGCATCCACGGCTGGCTGGATAATGCCAACAGCTTCGTACCTTTAATGCCCTACCTGCCAGCTTTTGACCTGGTAGCGATAGATCTTCCGGGGCATGGCTACAGCGATGCCTTGCCGCAAGGCTATTCACTGCACGAGATGAGCTATCAACTGACAGCGGTCATCGAAGCCCTGGGCTGGACTGATTGCCACCTGGTCGGACACTCACTGGGCGGCACCATTGCAACTCTTTTATCGGTTGCCAACCCTGACATCGTCCAGAGCCTGACCCTGGTGGATAGCAGCGGCCCCTTGAGCGAAGAGGCAGACCAGTTACCGGTACGCATGGTGCGCGCCCTGCAGGATCGGCGTCGGCCGCAACGATTCACCTCACGTGTTTTTCCCAACAAGGAGAGCGCCATCAAAGCGCGCTTGAGTGCAGCGAAGATGCACCCCCATTCAGCCAAGCTCATCATTGACCGACAGCTGATGCAGACTGAAGAGGGTTATCGCTGGCGTTTTGATCCGCGCTGGCGCTACGCCTCATCGCAATATCAGACACAGGCGCAGGTGCAAGCCATATTGAGCGCTGTTGCCTGCAAGACATTGACAATCATTGCAGACGATGGCTTTCTGGCGAGCCGCGCCGATACCGAAGAGCGCCTGAACTGTCTACAGATGCGCCAGAGTACCAAGCTGCCTGGCCATCATCATCTACACATGGACACGCCCGAACCCGTCGCAGCCTCGATCAATCGCTTTCTCGAGGCATTACCGGATCTGGGTGGCTGA
- a CDS encoding bifunctional acetate--CoA ligase family protein/GNAT family N-acetyltransferase has translation MSTLHLDKILNPASLVVVGASAREESPGYKVTRNLLQGSYKGTLFLVNPRYKTILDASCYRTIASLPDVPDLAIIITPVRLVKHTLRQCARKGIQVALVMSGAQDNAALQTYAKRLGIRLMGPCCAGLIRPHIGLNATYSQNRIEKGSLAIVSQSASLGAAMLDWAETSGVGFSALLSSGDEIDISLSDLLDLLADDWQTKAVIVYVDRVKSSRSMLSALSATARLKPVVLMSSAQERVRYCDALTRTGEVYSSESVFQAALSRAGVVRIRTFHNLFAAARTLATGIRVKGNRLAIVSNASAPAMIALDRMNLKQFQTPLLDKQTRGILDKKLKGRFTGSNPIVIRKPSRLADYYTRTIETLQGLDDIDAILVIFVPDWRNDPKAIAESLKQLLPSKKPLLACWMGDASVHESRDLLALAGIPSFRTPEGSIDGFDFLNRYFVSQQLLLQLPNPASRSTRSSLGPARALINTELKAGARVLGPVKTRTLLEYLDIPVLQTLRAESLSEALEKAATIGYPVAMKLVSPNISYKASVIETQLDIATPEAVATAWHAIEARLLERRPEAHFRGVQLEPMYAPKNSRFLALSVTRDPTFGPAISIGVGGDLTALVSQRAVQLPPLNRYLIDDLLKCREVQVHMGAFRHSEAVNQRPVGRVLRQLSELVCELPDVFSVDINPLVVSEDGAMAMDVQVVLERNQNRKRYSHLAIHPYPWQWVRHVNLKNNTPVQLRPIRPEDAESIRTLVRDMSPESRYFRFMHALNELSPRMVAQFTKLDYDRQMAFVATDRADKVAGACRYMISNDRLGGEFAISISEDWKGYGLASALMRLMIEHARAQGLQNLHGDVLRSNSPMQALMRSLGFTSKRNPDEPEVVIFEYQLDEPTEHS, from the coding sequence ATGTCGACATTACATCTTGACAAAATTCTCAATCCCGCCTCACTTGTTGTTGTGGGTGCCAGCGCTCGCGAGGAGTCGCCCGGCTACAAAGTGACCCGTAACCTGCTGCAAGGCAGTTACAAAGGCACACTGTTTCTGGTCAATCCGCGTTACAAGACGATTCTTGACGCCAGCTGCTACAGAACCATCGCCTCCTTGCCCGATGTGCCTGATCTGGCGATCATCATCACACCGGTTCGCCTGGTAAAGCACACCTTGAGGCAATGTGCACGCAAGGGCATTCAGGTCGCTCTGGTCATGTCAGGTGCACAGGACAACGCAGCCCTGCAAACCTACGCCAAGCGTCTTGGCATTCGCCTGATGGGTCCTTGCTGTGCGGGTCTCATCAGGCCACATATCGGCCTGAATGCCACGTACAGTCAAAACCGCATTGAAAAGGGCTCATTAGCGATCGTCTCTCAGTCTGCCTCGTTGGGCGCCGCCATGCTGGACTGGGCCGAGACCAGTGGCGTGGGTTTCTCAGCACTGCTGTCTTCCGGTGATGAGATCGACATATCTTTATCTGACCTGCTGGACCTGCTGGCAGATGACTGGCAAACCAAGGCCGTCATCGTCTACGTTGACCGGGTCAAAAGCAGTCGCAGTATGCTGAGTGCACTGAGCGCTACCGCCCGTCTCAAGCCCGTCGTCCTTATGAGTTCGGCTCAGGAAAGGGTGCGTTACTGTGATGCTCTGACCCGAACCGGTGAAGTGTATTCCTCAGAGAGCGTTTTTCAGGCAGCCTTGAGCCGTGCAGGTGTGGTGCGTATTCGCACTTTCCACAATCTGTTTGCGGCGGCCAGAACATTGGCAACCGGCATTCGCGTCAAAGGCAACCGACTCGCCATTGTCAGCAATGCCTCGGCACCTGCCATGATTGCACTGGATCGCATGAACCTGAAGCAGTTTCAGACGCCATTGCTTGACAAGCAAACACGGGGCATCCTGGACAAGAAGCTGAAAGGTCGATTCACTGGCTCCAATCCCATCGTGATTCGCAAGCCTTCCCGGCTTGCCGACTATTACACTCGCACTATCGAGACGTTACAGGGCCTTGACGACATCGACGCCATTCTGGTGATTTTCGTCCCGGACTGGCGCAATGATCCAAAAGCCATTGCCGAGAGTCTCAAACAACTATTACCCAGCAAGAAACCATTGCTGGCCTGTTGGATGGGTGATGCCAGTGTGCATGAATCACGAGACTTGCTGGCACTGGCCGGCATTCCCAGCTTTCGTACACCGGAAGGCTCAATCGATGGCTTTGACTTCCTGAACCGCTACTTTGTCAGCCAGCAGCTATTACTGCAACTGCCCAACCCGGCCTCACGCAGCACCCGCTCATCATTGGGACCCGCTCGTGCACTGATCAACACAGAACTCAAGGCGGGTGCACGTGTTCTTGGCCCGGTCAAGACTCGTACTCTTCTGGAGTATCTGGACATTCCGGTACTACAGACACTGCGGGCTGAATCGCTAAGCGAGGCGCTCGAGAAGGCGGCCACGATCGGCTACCCGGTCGCCATGAAACTGGTCTCACCCAATATCAGCTACAAGGCTTCGGTCATCGAGACACAGCTGGACATTGCGACCCCTGAAGCAGTGGCCACGGCCTGGCATGCTATCGAGGCACGGCTGCTGGAACGACGGCCCGAGGCCCACTTCAGAGGGGTCCAGCTGGAACCCATGTATGCACCGAAGAACTCGCGTTTTCTTGCACTGTCCGTCACACGCGACCCGACTTTCGGACCCGCGATATCGATCGGCGTCGGCGGCGATCTGACCGCCCTTGTCAGCCAGCGTGCCGTGCAGCTGCCGCCCTTGAATCGCTATCTGATCGATGATCTGCTCAAGTGCCGCGAAGTGCAGGTACACATGGGGGCCTTCCGGCACAGTGAGGCTGTCAACCAACGTCCCGTTGGACGTGTATTACGTCAGCTATCCGAGCTGGTCTGCGAGCTTCCGGATGTATTTTCAGTGGATATCAATCCGCTGGTCGTCAGTGAGGATGGCGCCATGGCCATGGATGTGCAAGTGGTGCTTGAACGAAACCAGAATCGAAAGCGCTACTCTCATCTGGCCATTCACCCCTACCCATGGCAATGGGTACGCCACGTCAATCTGAAAAACAATACTCCGGTACAACTGCGTCCCATCCGTCCCGAGGACGCCGAGTCCATTCGGACACTGGTACGCGACATGTCGCCAGAATCTCGCTACTTCCGCTTCATGCATGCTCTCAACGAGTTGTCGCCGCGCATGGTTGCACAGTTCACCAAGCTGGATTACGACCGGCAAATGGCCTTTGTTGCCACCGACCGTGCAGACAAAGTCGCCGGTGCCTGTCGATACATGATCAGCAATGACCGACTGGGTGGAGAATTTGCCATATCCATTAGTGAAGACTGGAAAGGCTATGGCCTGGCCTCCGCTTTGATGAGGCTCATGATCGAGCATGCAAGAGCCCAGGGCTTGCAGAATCTGCATGGTGATGTACTGCGTTCGAATAGTCCCATGCAGGCGCTCATGAGATCACTTGGCTTTACCAGCAAGCGCAATCCGGACGAACCCGAAGTCGTGATCTTCGAATACCAACTGGACGAACCCACAGAACATTCATGA